The genomic region ACCTTTGGCCTGGGGATTCACCAAACCCTAGGCGTGAGTCCGTGAACAACCAAATACGAAGAACTTCCCCTCGGATAAGTTGCCGGTGGCGAAGAAGAGAAACAAGTATGTGTCTAATCCTTTTCATTTATTTCATAATCCCCGATGGTTCATGAGTACAAATATTTATAGACCATTAGATGGACCGGATTACAATAAAAAATTAAGCCATACTTACGCCCAGATTAACCCTAATGCTTTAGAAACTTCTCATAGATCTCCTGTTCTACTGCTACACAGTACTCGCATCTGCTCCGTCATGACTCATGACACCGTAGCTTCCTTCCTCGCCGTCGCCAAATGCTGCAGGCCGCCTCCATGAGGTGCTAGGGTTCCCTGGCCGACGCCACGACCGTCGCACCCGGCCGCCTCCGTCCCTGCGGGCCTTCGCCACCGCCCTCGCCAAACGTCCCGAGCTAGGGTTCCTCACAGCTTCTCCCAAGCGCCCTCCAGTCTCACCAACCCTTCTGCGGTTCTGCCCTTGGCGCCGCGCCCATGAGCCTCACCGAggcgccgtccccgtccccgtcgtCGTCGAGCGGGAGCGATGACTTCGCGGCCTTCCTCGCCTCCGAGCTCGAGCTCACCTCCGGTGCTGACTCCGCCTTCCCTGGTGACCCCTCCTCCGTTTTCCCCGCCACCGACGACGAGGGCGAGGACGAGGATCCGGAGGAGCTAGAGGTTGAAGCCATAGAACAAAACGGGTACGTGCCTCCTTCCTGCTCCTCCCTCCTCTTAGTTCATCGCTAGACGACTCCATGGGTTTGGCGGCTTCGGCCGCGCGATTATAACCTTGAATTGCACGCACATTTAGAGTTGGATGATCGGCCTTGCTGTTGGATTAGGGATAAGCAGATTTGCCCCGATTTGAGCTTATTAGGGTTTCGTGCTTCATCTGGTAAAACGTATGCTTCAGGAGTTCAGGATTTTTGCTTGCCTTTTacatgtttcatgttttattggACTACGTGGAGCCTCACTGCAGCTGTTGTGATTCTACAAGGATTTTAACCTCGTCCCCCACCCCCACCCTCTCCTAGAATTTACTGAGGTTCGTACTGCTCGTGTACTGAGCGCACCTAATCATATTGATTAGTGAAACATGGTAAATCTGAAATTCGTAGAACCAATAGATTAGCACTGCTCTAATCTTCAATCCCCATTCAAAGAGTACCATGAAGGCATCCATTCTCTTGTAATATGCAAGTTTGATGTCTATCATGTTTTCATCTGCAGCTTATGATACAGGCTGAAATTAGGACAAGACATGCGGTCATGTACTGTAGCTTATCCTCTCTGTTGTGGTCAATGAATAGATGAATAAATGATATAATTCTTGCACTCATGTCTGTCATTTTTCATCTTCAGTTCATGTGCTGTAGCTTATCCTCTCTGTTGTGATAAATGATAAAGTTCTTGCACTCTGTTGCTCAAGGCCTATTTAACCTTCTATTTCagatgaaaagaaaaagaaactgACTATCCTAATAAGTGTGTACCCTGCTTGATTTTTTTATTTGGATTTTGATGTAAACTTGTGTTACTTCATAGACCCCTTCTCTTGCCTTTGATTTTGGGGCCTAGTAGTTGCAAGTTTGGCTAGTACTAGGGTAGTAAGACACCTGCTATTGATTGAGGCTTGTTCTATATATTTGAAATCCTAGCCCATCCCTTCTAATATAGGGAGGAAGAGTCATTGTATCCTAGTCAGGTTTATAGAAGCTAGGTGGATTACTGGTGTGGCCTAGTTACTAGGCAGGCTCAGTGGCTGCCCCTTGCTGTTTTGTGCTTGATTTTCTGGTGCTCAACGATCAATATATTCCCAAGAAGTTGTTAGATCATTGATTCACATGAAATGAAACTCAAATTTCTGATGCTAAAAACAAATGGATATCAATAGAATTGCAATTCAGCAGTTATGATATCATGGAGGTATTGATAGTATCAAAAGGCACACATCTGTAAAAATGCTGCATCAGATGTTGTATCAAGTGTGGCGTCTTTCCATGCTGGGTATTAAGAGTTTTCAGTTATCATTGAAGATAATGATGGGAGAGCACTCTAGTTTTCAGAGAAAATGAAGGGACAAATGTCATTGGTTGAAGTTGTGTTAAGAAATAACTAATCATTACTTGTTTTGTGGATTTTGTACTATGAATCTGACTGCTGTCTACTGCATGCAAAATGCAGTACCAAAAGGCGTAGAGTAGAGGAACAATGCCAAGATCAAGGAACATCAGTTAGGCCTGACAAAATCCCCACTGGTATGTTTCTTATTCTCACGTTGCAAATCTGTTAGTAACATTTTGCAACATAGGGGGACATGATTACACATTTATTCAAAATTCAAATGTGGTGTTCTAAACTATATTTTTTCTGCATTGTATTGCATGGTTGACTCGCTTTCCTTGCTCATATGATGCACTAATTGTACAAATGGTTGCCCTATACATTTTTGTTCAGAGTTGTAGATTATAACCCGCTTTTCTGAGTTTAATCACAACAAATTATCCAGCTGCCTTTCCCTAAAATTGTGTAACTTCGTTTCTTCTGTTGCAATTGGTTGGGCTTAGTTCATCGTATATCGAGCATTAAGTGTCCAATTGTTCATATGCGATAGATGGCATGTTAAATCATTGAGAACACATTTTTTCAGGCGCATCTAAAATTGTTCAGGTTGAGGCATGTCCACATCCTGGACATTTTGGTGGACTTTGCATTATCTGTGGCAAGCCACAAGACGAGGAAGATGTTTCAGGAGTTGCTTTTGGTTACATCCACAAGGTATTCTCAAACCAAATGAAACAAATAATTTAAAGATTATCTAACATAGACTTTAGGATGTGGGTTCCTTTATGGCATCTCATTCATACAACACACATAAAGGACAGATCTAGTGCTGgtggctcccacatgagtggggtttGGGCAAGGAATAACCAGGCAAGCCTTACCCCTGCACTTTTGCAGAGAGGTTGCGTCCAATCCAGGGCCATTGGCTCAGTAGAAAACCTTCTCAGTTCTCACCACTGTGCTAGACCTGCTCTTCTCACCACTGctcatataacacacataattttAAATTTGTGGACGCTGCCATTGAATTTTCATTTCCAGTTGCACTTTCACATTGCCTTGTGTCCAAACAGTTCTACAAATTTTGGAGGATTATTAAAATGCAGGGCTTGAGGCTAGGTACCTCAGAAATTGACAGACTACGTGGTGCTGATTTGAAGAATCTGTTGCGTGAAAGAAAATTAGTACTCATTTTGGACCTGGATCACACATTGATCAACTCCACCAAACTCCAAGACATTTCTTCTGCCGAAAAAGATTTGGGTATTCAGTCTGCTGCTTCAAAAGGTAATATTATATAACTGTTAACTGTATTTTAAGTTTTGAGAACTTGTAGCCATCTTTTGTTGAAGTTATATTTTATTACCATGAGCATAAAATACCACCTCCAATTGCAGCTACATAGATGCCATTATGTTGTCATAATATATTATGTCAATTTTTTACACGATATTATTTCGAAGTATTAGAGGTCTCAGGAAAGCCAACTTATGCCACTACTGTTATTACCAGCGTCAACTATAGGCGCCCAGGCCACGTGGGTAGCTATGGGGAAAATGCCCAAGATTTTTCTTCCTTCGATATTTTGCACTGGTTTCATAAAATAGGATCATGATTAATCCTTGCTAGAAGGTTTCCGTAAAGAGAGGGGATTCTTCCTTAGATTATTTCGCTTTCTTATGGATCAAGTAAGCCTCTCTATTTAAGGAGATATATATCAATCTAATAAAGAAACACAATTATCTCGCCTGGCCTCAAGGGCCATCTCCCACTTCTCTCTCGCTTGCTTGCTCCCTGTGTGTGACCATGGCTTTTTGTGTCGATGGGGTTACACGGCCTGACCATTGATATCCTACCTATACAACCTATGCAGTTGTGGTAGGATCTCGTATCCTATCGTATCAGAGGAGCCGATTGATGAACTACTTATGACTCCGAGAAGCAGCCATTGATCCCACCACCATCGATCGCTGACGCCACCACGAAAGCCCTGGGGACACCACCATGTTGCTGGCCAATCTCTCAACCCGCATATCGTCTTGGAGTAGCAACATACATCGTCCTCTGCAGACACCATGCACCAGGGTTTCCCCTACGGGATGCCAGGGTACGGGGCGACAATGTTCTCATCCTTATCCACCGCCACCGTTGTGTTGCCTCCACCCTGTTCGCCACGTTGCCAGCTACCCTCCTGCACATTGCAAGAGCGAGCCACCACCGACCGTCTGATCCCCTTCCCACTCACCTGATCAACTTCACCTCCTCGCCATCCCTACTACCAACATTTTGTAGGGGCCACCTTTCTCATCTCTGTGGGCGTCTTCCATTGTAGGCGTCGATGGTGTGCCCGCCGTTTTGGACGTTCCCCACTTCAGCAAGCTCGACTTCTCCACCTACGATGGCAAGGACCCCTGAACTGGCTCAACCATTGTGAGTAGTTCTTCTATGGGCAGTGTATACTCGCCTCGTACCACCTCGTGGGGTGGCCTAGAAGGCTAGAAATGGTACTATGCCTTGGATCAAGATGAGGGCACACCATCATTGGAGCGGTTCAATGACATTTGCCATTTGCGGTTCGGCCTAGCCATTCGCAACAACAAAAAAACTCGACCTACGGGGGTAAGACTGCCCCATGGCATTATATTAAGAAGGCATCACACAGGTCGAGGAAACACTAGAACCCCTGCTCCACCCATACACAACGGCACCGTAGCCCATGCGAGAACGATCGTGACCGGGGCCGgaccttagacctgtgctttggcgtgggacagacgagggatttttttaaccccagcctgaaattcgctcccacaggAAGTCCGACTTGAGGAGTGCTActtagaccacctaaccaacttagCTAGAGGCCCTTTTGCGTCATTCGCAACAATCACCTCGCTAAACtaacgaggcccccctttaatgcTAGGCTAGGACTACCAGGAGCGTGTTAACTTGCTAGTGTGCGAAGACTGGTACGTCGTGTTGTATGTGTACTCCGCCCAGTGCAGCCACCTAAGCCACTCACGCGGCTGGTCGCCAGTGAAACAGCGGAGGTACATGGCGATGACTTTGTTGGCCGCCTCCGTCTGTCCATCGGTCTGTGGGTGAAATGCCGATGACATATGAAGCTTGGCGCCCATGAGCCTCATCAATTCTTGCCAGAATGTGGAGGTGAACACGGCATCGCGATCGGAGACGATCGACTGCGGCATTCCATGGAGGCGTACAATGTCGGAGAAGAACGCCTGTGCCACCGTCTCAGCGAAGTACGAGTGAGCAAGGGGAATAAAATGTGCGTACTTGCTGAAGCGATCCACCACGGTCAAGATGACGGACTTGCCGCGCACACGCGGTAGAGCTTCTATGAAGTCGAGGCCGATGTCCGACCACACGTCTGTCGGGACCGGCAGGGGCAGCAGCAACCCAGCCGGCAGGAGGTGCTCCGACTTGTTGCGCTGGCAGGTCGAGCACGCGCGGACGAACTCTTGCACAACGCGGCGCATGTCGGGGAAGTGGAAATCCCGGCGAAGGCGATGGAGGGTGCGCTATATGCCCTCGTGGCTGTCCCCATGGACAACGACCAGTATCTCCTAGAGGAGCGGTGACACCGACGGGACGAAGATGCGGCCGTCGTAGGTGAGCAGCCCGTCGACAATGGCCCAAGGTGTGCCGCGTAAGCCTGCTGTCAGCTCGTCCTTGAGTGCCATTCCTGCCGCCGTGGCCTGCCTGTTCCTGCCGCCGTGGCCTCCTCTGTCCAGGAGAAGCCCTCCGTGAGAAGCGCCGTCAGGGGTGCCACGATGACACCGTAATCGTGGACGAATTTGCGGTAGTAGCCTGCAAGGCCCAAAAAGCCCCTGACCGCCCGCGCCGACCGGGGTTGTGGCCAGTCCCGGACTGCTTCCACCTTGGCGGGATCCATGGCCACGTCGGACGTCGAGATGACGTGGCCCAGGTACGCCACCGATGGCACGACAAACACGCACTTGGAATGTTTGACGAAGAGCTGGTGCTGTTGTAGCATTGTCAACACCGCACAGATGTGGCGCAGGTGGTCGCCACATGAGGAGTTGTATATCAAGATGTCGTCAAAAAACACTAGAACAAATCGACGGAGCAATGGCTTGAGAACGTCGTTCATGAGAGCTGGAACGTCGCCGGCGCGTTGCACAGGCCGAATGGCATGACAAGGAACTCGTAGAGGCCGTCATGGGTACGAAAGGCCGTCTTGTGGATATCCGCCGTCCTCATGCGTACCTGATGGTACCCCGATCACAGGTCCAATTTAGTGAAGAAGCGGGCGCCGTTGAGCTCGTCCAGTATCGGGAAGGCGTCCTTGATGGTGAGCGCGTTCAGCGCCCTGTAGTCGACGCAAACCGCCAGGAGCTGTATGGCTTCTTGATGAGGATGACCGGCGACGAGAACTCTGAGTTACTCCGGCGGACGATGCCTTGGCCCATCATATCAGCGCACTGTTGCTCCAACTCGTCCATGTGCGCCGCCGGGTACCGGTAGGGACGCACAGCCACCGGCGCTGCGTCCGGCTTGAGGACGATAGCGTGGTCACGAGCACGCACCGGTGGCAGCCCCGTCAAAGCAGCGAAGGCATCTGCGGACGTGCCGAGCAGCCCATTGATGAGGGAGTCGCCCGCCGCGGTCGCTGCGAGACGCGGTGCCCGGACGGTCGCCACGTTGGTCCAGCAGACCTCCCGACCGTGTCGTGTGAACGACATGGTGCGCGCCGTGAAATCCTACATGATCCGGCCCAAGGTGACAAGCCACTGCGTCCCCAGGACCAGATCATAGCCAGCGAGAGGCAtgacgaagagatccacaaggaaCCTCTCGGCGGCGATGATGATCGGCGCCTGCCGAATGACCCCGGGGCAGAGGATGCGTTCCCCGTTGGCCACTGTGGCCGTCAGACGCGGACAAGGTTGGATGACCAAGCTCGTGCGGCGCGCAGCTTCCTCTCCAATGAAGTTGTGGGTGGATCCTGTGTCCAGGAGAGCCACCAGCGTCGCGGTGCCCAGTTCCACCTAGACTTGCATGGTGTCGCATATGGGAACTCCCGCCACTGCCTGCAAAGAAAAGACTGGAGCCCCGGCTTCATGGTTAGATTCTGCAGCGGCTGCCTCCTCGTCGGTGATGGTCACGCCATCGACGAAGAAGATGCGGCGACAGACCCGGTTGTGGCCCCGGAAGTACTTCTCGTTGCAGTTGTAGCATAGTCCAAGACGACGTCGTTCCGCTTGCTCTTCAGTAGACAACCGCTTGATCGGCTGGCCGTCAAACCGCGTTGGTGCTGCCCCAATAGGAGGAGCTGGGAGCGTAGGCCGCGCTGGAGGGGCAGGAAGTGCCAGCTGCTGCGGACCTGGAGCAGGCAGGGCGCGGGGCCCCCCCCTCGGGCCGGCACAGCTGCGGGGGCGGACGTCAGGCGCTCCCGTTCCATGACATCCACTTCCCGTGCCAAACTCATGGCCACCGCTAGGGTTTGGGGGTTGTGGAGGCGGACTTGATTGCTGATCGGAGGAAGCAGCCCTGGTGAATAGTTGAACCCGCTGGGCCTCCCCCAACGGACCTGCGCGGGGCAAGAGCGCCTGGAAGCGATCCTGGTATTCTTCTACCGTGCCCGTGCTCCGACATTTGGCTAGCTCGAACAACGGTGCCGATCGCAGCGGCGGCCCATAGCGGAGGTTGAGGAGATCCTTGAAGCGTCGCCACGTCGGAATGCCTTCGTCCTGCTGGACCTGCATGTACCAGAGTTGGGCCTTGTCCTCCAAATTATAGGGGGCCATCCACACCTTTTCTTCCTCCACGATCCTCTGTTGATGGAAGTACGACTCGCAGCGATTGATGAAGACGAGCGGGTCGGACTTGCCGTCGAAGCGAGGGAAGTCCATCTTCTAGAAACGAGGTGGCCGATCGGTGTGGTGTTGCCCGTCGAGACCGCCGCCCGGCACCTGGGCGCCCGAGGACGACGTCTTGTCCTTCTTCATCGTGTCGATGTCGGTTTGATGGGTATTGATCTTGCCGGTGAGACCCTTGATCAATTTGGTGAGGTCGGCGATCGTGGGTTCGGCCATGGCGCTGGGGTGGTGTGCGACAGAGGTGGGAGGTGACGGTGGGTTGGCGGTGTTGATGGCTGCTGGGTGGTTGGTTGCGGCGGAAGTAGCGGATGAACTGGAAGAGTCGGATCGACATGACCGTGAATCcgtgataccaggttgtcaagggcCTTAGACCCTTAGTGTCTAGGGAAGGGGGCCCTCGGCTACGTAGATCGTACCCTCGGTCCGTCTTCTCCGGTGAGGTTTTACCCCTCTTCCGAAGGCTTGAGAGTGGTAGGGATGAGGGAGGAGATAACTGTGTTATTGCTTATCCTCTCACAGATGCCGGCTACAAGGCTTTATAGCCTGAGTTGCAACAGGAAGGGAAACTAATCTCCTATAGTTTAGGATCTCCACTAAAGGGAAGCTAATCTCTATAATTTAGGATTTCTACTAATCTCTTCCCTCTTCTAGCCGGCCTTCCTTCTCCAGAGGTGGCGGCTGCATGCTCTGTGGATTCCTTCCTTCTTCTAGCCACTAATTTTCTGGCTTTCCTTTTCTAGCGCCGGCGTGGCCCTGGCTGCTGCTCGCTCTGCAGCGCGCCTCACGTCCCTCGCGCGCCTCCGACGGTTATAGGGAAGACCCCAcatgacacacacacacacacacacacacaaatgaTTATGTTTTTGTAGCTGTCTATGTTTCATGTCTTTTGACACTGTTGTTGCTTATCCATGAGTGTATATAACATAGCTAGTGAAGCCCTTATTTTCTAAATGCAGATGATCCAAATAGAAGCATCTTCGCACTAGATTTAATGCCGATGCTCACAAAGTTGAGACCATTTGTCCGAGAATTTCTGAAAGAAGCAAGCAATATGTTTGAGATGTATATATACACGATGGGTGACAAAGCCTATGCAATTGAAATTGCAAAGCTTCTTGACCCTAGTAACATATATTTTCCTTCAAAAGTGATTTCAAACTCAGATTGCACTCAGCGACATCAGAAAGGtcttgatgtgattcttggagctGAAAGTGTTGCAGTGATTCTTGATGACACTGAGTATGTAAGTGTTATTGTTAAATAACTATTTTCAGAAGTATGTGTGGTTTCTATTCAGTAGAGCAGGCTGATTCGGAGCAATTTTATTGTATGCAACCAAAAGTCACATTATTTGACATGAATTCAGTGGCCAAACTAGGTCTTAATGTCTCATTATAGAATACTCCGGTCATTTGTAAGTGTTTCTGGTCAGTAACTGCTATTTGTTTCCTGTTTGCTTCCAACATATAGATTTAAAAGTAGAAACATCTATCCACAATTATCAAAGCATAATGATTATCCTCAATGTGTAGAAGCTGGTAGGACCCTGTTATTCGTGCTTAGAGTGATCAAGATTTCTCTTTTTATTGTCATTTGTCATTTATGGCTGGCCGCCCTGAAAATGGAACTTTGTTTCAGGTATGGCAGAAGCATAAAGAGAACCTGATTCTGATGGAGAGATATCATTTCTTTGCTTCAAGCTGCCGCCAATTTGGTTTTGGTGTTAGGTCTTTGTCAGAATCGTTGCAAGATGAAAGGGAGAGTGATGGTGCTTTGGCTACCGTTTTAGATGTCTTGAAGCGCATACACGCTACTTTCTTTGACATGGTTGGTTTCTTCAGTTCAACGTTTCATCACATTTTATTGTCTATTCCTCACAGTAGATTGGACTCTTGTAAGAACAGAAGTTTTTCATTTCTAACCATCTGTCCTTGTACCTCTCTTATGTAGGCTGCTGAAACTGATCTTTCTTCACGGGATATAAGACAGGTAGGCTTTGTATATAACCTTCACGCTGCCTTTTATGCTTTAAGAATCATTTATGTTTTTCTTAAGAGTAGATGAGTTGCGTTTACCAGCTTTAAAATAACTGAACTATAGCTTGCTTAATACATCTTTTATGTGGTGTGGCTTACAGATTTCATTTGCAATTGCCTGTTTCTTGTGTTTGTAATTTGTATGCCCCCTATACAGGTGATCAAGACGTTACGGAAGGAAATACTGCAAGGATGCAAAATAGTCTTCAGTCGGGTGTTCCCAAACAATACACGCCCACAGGAGCAGATGGTCTGGAAGATGGCCGAGTATCTGGGTGCCGTTTGCGTTAAAGATGTGGATCCCAGTGTCACCCATGTTGTAACTGTGGATCTGGGAACAGAGAAGGCCCGCTGGGGTCTTAACAACAAGAAGTTCTTGGTCCACCCACGCTGGATTGAAGCAGCAAATTTCCGGTGGCATAGGCAACCGGAGGAAGATTTTCCTGTCACTGCCCCTAAGgaaaagagcaaagagaaagatagTGATAATGATGTGGCTGGCAAGAAGGAAACGAGCGAGGATAAAGAGAATACTGCAGCTGGCATGAAGGAAACGAGGAACGATGAAGGAAATGTAACCGGTAAAGACAAAGCTGATGCCAAAGAAAACGTTGTGACCACATCTGCTACGTGTCCTGCAGACTCGTAGTCTGTGTTGGGCTCCAAAGGTATCTGACACATTGTGTAGGCGTGCAGGTTTGGTATGGGAGATGAAAATTCAGCTTTTCTTATCCGTTCGTGCAGGCTTTAGATCTGTCCATAAAAAAAAGACGTTACATCTGCTCCATTGCAAATTTTGCTGCTGACCTGAAGCTGATTGGGCCTCCGGCCATATAACTTACGCTACGATGAAACTATAGGAGTTGAAGCAAACTGATGTCTTTATGGGACAATTTTTGGTGAATCCGTGCGACTATGTGCGCAGATGTACTTAAGTTTGTGCCTGCTTCGGTAGGTACTGCCCCCTGATGTAAGCATTCGTGATCGCTAGTGGAACTACGTTATTCTAGTTGAAAAAAAATGTTCCACACATTAATTCTTGCACTGGAAAAGGCATAGGCAAGGTCGCTATGATGTTGCCATACATTGAGTACGAAGTGATATGTTTTCCGGCGGAGCTGTAGGGGTTTTCGTTATAGTGATGAATTGATGATGACAAAAATAAATTCCGTCATTTCTTTTATCGTCGAAGAAGCAGGAAATAATCTCATCTGCTTTCTCGTCATTTTCGTTTGATTGTGACGTCAAACCTGCATTATCCGGAACTCTTTTCATGGCCTGACGTCCCATAGTTTAGCCTACGCTCGTTGTACGGACTAGATAATTTTGCCTCCATTAGAGAGCATGGACAAATCTATGGAAGTTCCATAAAAAACGGTCCAGACGTCCAACTATGCAGGGGTTTGAATTGTTTGGGCACTCGGATGGGCAGGTGCAGATAAAACTGAGGGCTTAAACCATAGCAGTAACACGATATTGGTTCAGTTTCAGTCTCAGTGGTTCCATTTTCTACCGATGGACACCCGGTCTGTACTGTAATCTCCCACACCACAGATCAGGTCACTTGGGTAGCAAACCCCCAGCAAGACGGACGGCGACACAGCTCTGGTCCCCGATTGACAGACGATGAGACGGGAGATTAGGAAAACAAAACGGTCAAAAACTAACAGAAACCATGTAGTACACAACGGCGGTCCAAATCCGAGTCGTCCTCCGCAGCGGCCTTCCTTGGACAGGAAAGGTCAAAATAAATGCACATGGGTGATGGGTTGGGATATCCGGTACTTGTGCTGGTGCCCTCCATCGGTGCTGGTGCCCTCCAACGGGCTCCGGCTAAAGCTATAGTACATTTGGGTAGGTTTATGGGATAGTCATAAACATAAAAAATATAATCTGACATGACACGAGTCGAAATTATATTAGTATTAGGCAGATCCGACCCAATGTCTTGGGCTGTGCTTAGGTCACGATCTATGGACGGACACGACCGATTGAAGGCAGCAGTTAAGAAATGATCCATATAGAAGCATCAAAAGACTTATGTCTCTAATGTATTAAATCACCAGTTTCTCTAGTTCCATAGTCTCCACCGTCGTTGTGCTTGCCATATTTAAATAgtaaaaatgctaaaattatgaATAAATGGGAGATTCGAACCATGGTTGTTGGCTCTAAACCTACATTTCACATTCACCTAGCCAAGAGAACATATATGTCATTGTGTTTTATATTCTATACTTAAGCATAAATGAAAATCGTAACAACGTACGGATACTTTGCTAGTATTCATTAAAGCCACACTTCCATGTACTTAAATGAAGAACACAGAGCTAGAGTTGGTGCCAGTTAGATGTTTCTATTTACAACTTTGAATTAGACGATGCGATGCAATTTTACTTTATTATGAACATTGGATAATGAACTGAACTTATGAACTCTATCTAGAGCtggttgtactcttttttccttttAACTAAAGGTTTTTTTAATGAGGTATCATTGCACAACTCCAATAAAAATTGTTTGTCTTGTCTTTTACTATTTTATCTATTTTGATTTTATGGGCTCTAATGTAAATTTCGGCTCGTCCAAAATAAGCCTGACACGTTCAAGTAACAATGTGTCGTGTCAATTGTCGTGAGCTGAGGGCTAAGCCTATGAGTCGGCCCGATACGGTGCGTAATAATTACGAGCCGGATTAAGTTCATATCAGAAGGGAAGAATTTAGTAAGATCACAAAAATTGATCCTCCATAGTGCTATTAGTGTCTTCctttttagtgtttgattttagagGGAAAGAATTTGAATGACCAAAAGCAAGCCCAAATCCATAACAAATACCAAAACCATAAGATCAATTTTTTCCATAAATGCCTTCAAGTAGTATCAAGCATACAAAAACATATTGTTGTGGATGAGTTTTATTTGGGTAGGAAGAGATTGTAAAGAGAGAAAATGTAAATAGGGAGAACGTaacacttagaaatggtccaacaAAGGGAAGAAGTGAATTATGAAGTTAGAGAGAGGTTTAAGTTTATAATACCACATAATGGAGATATTTAGCAAGGGTAAGATAGTTTTCATCTAATTTTTTAAGTGGTGTCTTTTAGTACCATTTGAATCTTGCCATTGCATTTGAATCCAAACAAGTAGACTTATTTTATATTTTTGTATTTATTATTTGCTTATTTTAGTTGTGTTGTCATTAATCATCAAAAGGGGTTATGAGAAAAATAGACAAAGGCGTATTGATAGTCAATTTTTTGATGTTTGACGATCAAAATAACCATTTGAACTAATATTATTTGCTAGTGTCTTTGGTTATAGTTGAAATGATCCAAAGTAGACTTAGATAAGGCAAATATGTGATCCGGATGGTCAACATTTCAAGCAAGCCATTGAAAGACCTAAGAACATGCAAATGTTTAAGACACAAGATGAACGtaaagatcacaaagaaacatagaGAAGAAAGGTCTCAGAAGACGTTAGGTCGAGGTGTCGGTCCATCCTAAGGGAGCATTGAACCATACAACCATAGCCGTCAGTGAACAGAAGTGATGGACTAAGGCATCATAAAGGGCATCGTACCATACGATCACACAGTTCATGCTC from Zea mays cultivar B73 chromosome 6, Zm-B73-REFERENCE-NAM-5.0, whole genome shotgun sequence harbors:
- the LOC100286085 gene encoding CPL3 isoform X1, giving the protein MSLTEAPSPSPSSSSGSDDFAAFLASELELTSGADSAFPGDPSSVFPATDDEGEDEDPEELEVEAIEQNGTKRRRVEEQCQDQGTSVRPDKIPTGASKIVQVEACPHPGHFGGLCIICGKPQDEEDVSGVAFGYIHKGLRLGTSEIDRLRGADLKNLLRERKLVLILDLDHTLINSTKLQDISSAEKDLGIQSAASKDDPNRSIFALDLMPMLTKLRPFVREFLKEASNMFEMYIYTMGDKAYAIEIAKLLDPSNIYFPSKVISNSDCTQRHQKGLDVILGAESVAVILDDTEYVWQKHKENLILMERYHFFASSCRQFGFGVRSLSESLQDERESDGALATVLDVLKRIHATFFDMAAETDLSSRDIRQVIKTLRKEILQGCKIVFSRVFPNNTRPQEQMVWKMAEYLGAVCVKDVDPSVTHVVTVDLGTEKARWGLNNKKFLVHPRWIEAANFRWHRQPEEDFPVTAPKEKSKEKDSDNDVAGKKETSEDKENTAAGMKETRNDEGNVTGKDKADAKENVVTTSATCPADS